The Candidatus Fermentibacter sp. sequence CGCCCCCCGCCCCCACCCCTTTTTATCGACCCTCTAGGAAGGCCCGCCATGAGAACCGTCGCTGCACTGGCGCCAGTTGTGCTCGTTCCCCTGCTGATCGCATGCGAACCGGCACCCGCACCGGCATCGCCCGATCCCGTTGCCATGATGAGGGCCGCCGATTCGGCTGCTGCGCAGGTGATGGCGGTGGAGTACGACTTCATGCTCTCCGGATCGGGAGATCTCGAGGAGATGATCCCGCCCTTCACGGGCAGGGTCAGGGCCGGCAGGACCGCAGACGGAGACTTCCCGCTCCTCCTGGTCGAATTCGAAGCCGACACCCTCGATACAGGCGACATCCTGCCCTCCCTGACGATAGCTTCCGATGGCGACAGCGCCTGGGTGCTAGACAGATCGGCCCTGCTGCTGTCCCGAGGCTCCCTGGAGGCCGGCGCCACCGATCTCCTGGAATTCGCCTTCTACGGCCTGATGATCGAGTACGTGGTGGATGAGCCCTTCAGCTCCGAGATCGAGGCCGACAGCATCGCATGGGAGCGGGTCGACTCGGTCGGCGGCGTTCCCTGCGACGTGATCTTCGTCGTCTACCAGGACGGCATCGAGAGCGCGCGCTGGTTCATAGGAAGGGATGACCATCTCCCGAGGAGGGTCGAGCGCTTCGCCTCCGAAGAGGACATGACAGGCGCCCAGATCCTCGAGATCGCGAATCTCGCGGTCCTCGACCCCGCTCCCGGCCCCGAGGCCTACAGGCTCGCCGACAACCCAGACGGGATACGGACCGAGGACTACAGCAGCGTACTCGGCAACGGATCCCAGGCTCCGGACTGGACCCTCGAAACCCCCGACGGTGAGCGGATAACCCTCTCCGGGCTGGCCGGGAACGTCGTTGTACTCGACTTCTGGGCGACGTGGTGCGGGCCCTGCGCCAGCGCGATGCCCGGCATCCAGGCCCTCTACGAGGAATTCGAGGGCAGACCTGTGAGGATAATCGGCGTGAACGTGTGGGAGGACGGCGATCCGGCGGCGTTCATGGCCGAGAACGGATACACCTATCCTATAGTGATCGGCGGCGACGAGGTGGCCGAGGCCTATCTCGTAACCGGGATCCCCACGTTCTACGTGATAGGGATGGACGGCAGCGTGGTCTATTCGTCGCGGGGATACGATCCCGCGGGCGAGGAGACCCTGAGGAGCCAGATAGAGGCGGCCCTGGCCGCGCAGTAGGCGGGAGGTCGGTTCATGCTGCTATCCGAGGGCGACACCGTGATGGATTTCGTGCTCAGGGACCAGCACAACGTCGAGTTCTCACTCTCGGAGCTGATGGGCAGGAAGGTGCTCCTCTCCTTCCACCCCCTGGCCTTCACCCCCGTGTGCACCAGGCAGATGCAGTCCCTCGAGGACGCGTACTACCGGTTCGAGTCCATGAACACCACCCCCGTCGGGATCAGCGTAGATGCATGGCC is a genomic window containing:
- a CDS encoding TlpA disulfide reductase family protein; translation: MRTVAALAPVVLVPLLIACEPAPAPASPDPVAMMRAADSAAAQVMAVEYDFMLSGSGDLEEMIPPFTGRVRAGRTADGDFPLLLVEFEADTLDTGDILPSLTIASDGDSAWVLDRSALLLSRGSLEAGATDLLEFAFYGLMIEYVVDEPFSSEIEADSIAWERVDSVGGVPCDVIFVVYQDGIESARWFIGRDDHLPRRVERFASEEDMTGAQILEIANLAVLDPAPGPEAYRLADNPDGIRTEDYSSVLGNGSQAPDWTLETPDGERITLSGLAGNVVVLDFWATWCGPCASAMPGIQALYEEFEGRPVRIIGVNVWEDGDPAAFMAENGYTYPIVIGGDEVAEAYLVTGIPTFYVIGMDGSVVYSSRGYDPAGEETLRSQIEAALAAQ